Proteins from one Bacteroidales bacterium genomic window:
- a CDS encoding O-antigen ligase family protein encodes MKKILQNLPIWLISLFIGIILPLIFHKKSFDPVLLPRLLGLSILVFILIITYFYFVWKQKINFQPTKKMLLLLIVMTGYILSSFISSFNAINFSEGIFETVKSSTIIMFFIFIVIAVNYNWKNINILIKSILILSLVIISIGIYQLSKVDFKEAIGHENYMAYYYTKALLVVKSTLALKNLFSSALFLSLPYLIFGVIFYKKYWRIISIILLVISLCFIIMLIARAVWISLAVSVVCGILLTLIYYIKKQDLWKIFIENKIKSFTISIITISIIGTIFYTFSYSELRFAMIFRDKVAELTDFQAYKQENIINAKRQTSTQTRLLAWYRSYKMFKENPIIGVGPGNWRVNLPKYGLHGYKKEIEYGKQNFQRAHNDFIWVLCETGIIGLFFYLLIFIIPLYFLLKNIFSSENKETRILSILLFSSLFGFMLLSSIDFPKERIIHNVLVFSGIAITISLKNENNKNIINIKKSRFLIFLIICFVISLISLKFNREKVKGGIHAAKIWALYIPNQRWDLVIREAKKINDKYYFINPNSTPIAYQTAIGKYSMNRLDDALKDFEIAYKHHPYHLTLLGNYATCYARLGNRDKAIQLYKEALDISPYFPDVLVNLAIVYYNQRKIEEAYDIIRKCGYDKKNKKYLQALEEILVKKIALIYYKNPNNKELQKRIIELLKNKPKLISIYKKSLDKNIPFENLIISNTNK; translated from the coding sequence ATGAAAAAGATATTACAAAACTTACCAATTTGGTTAATTAGCTTGTTTATAGGTATTATATTACCATTAATATTCCATAAAAAATCGTTTGACCCTGTTTTATTGCCACGTTTGCTCGGTTTATCTATCCTTGTTTTTATTTTAATCATAACTTATTTTTATTTTGTTTGGAAACAGAAAATAAATTTTCAACCAACAAAAAAAATGCTTTTATTATTAATAGTAATGACAGGTTATATATTATCTTCTTTTATATCAAGTTTTAATGCCATTAATTTTTCTGAAGGGATTTTCGAAACTGTTAAAAGTTCAACTATAATTATGTTTTTCATTTTTATAGTGATAGCCGTAAATTATAATTGGAAAAATATAAATATTTTAATAAAATCAATTCTTATACTTAGTCTTGTTATTATATCAATAGGTATTTATCAACTATCAAAAGTTGATTTCAAAGAAGCAATAGGACATGAAAATTATATGGCATATTATTATACAAAAGCATTATTAGTTGTTAAATCAACACTTGCACTTAAAAATTTATTTTCATCTGCATTGTTTTTATCTCTCCCCTATCTAATTTTTGGAGTAATATTTTATAAAAAATACTGGCGAATTATTTCAATAATACTTCTTGTTATTTCACTATGTTTTATTATAATGCTTATTGCTAGAGCTGTTTGGATTTCTTTGGCAGTTTCAGTAGTATGTGGAATATTATTAACATTAATATATTACATTAAAAAACAGGATTTATGGAAAATCTTTATTGAAAATAAAATCAAATCATTTACAATAAGTATAATTACCATATCAATAATAGGAACAATTTTTTATACCTTTTCATATTCAGAACTTCGGTTTGCAATGATATTCAGGGATAAGGTTGCAGAATTAACAGATTTTCAGGCGTATAAACAGGAAAATATTATTAATGCCAAACGACAAACATCTACACAAACAAGACTATTAGCATGGTACAGATCATATAAAATGTTTAAAGAGAACCCAATAATTGGGGTTGGTCCCGGTAACTGGAGAGTAAATCTCCCAAAGTATGGATTACATGGTTATAAAAAGGAAATAGAATATGGTAAGCAAAATTTTCAACGCGCACATAATGATTTTATTTGGGTATTATGTGAAACAGGAATAATCGGATTGTTTTTCTATCTTTTGATTTTTATTATTCCATTATATTTTTTACTGAAAAATATTTTTAGTTCTGAAAATAAAGAAACAAGAATTTTATCTATTCTTCTATTCAGTAGTTTGTTTGGATTTATGTTGCTTTCCTCAATTGATTTTCCAAAAGAAAGAATAATACATAATGTGCTTGTTTTTTCAGGAATTGCAATAACTATATCTTTAAAAAATGAAAACAATAAAAATATTATTAATATAAAAAAATCAAGATTTTTAATTTTTCTGATAATTTGTTTTGTTATAAGTCTTATATCTTTAAAGTTTAATCGGGAAAAAGTAAAAGGAGGAATACATGCAGCAAAAATATGGGCATTATATATACCTAATCAAAGATGGGATTTGGTTATCAGAGAAGCAAAAAAAATAAATGATAAATATTATTTTATAAATCCAAATTCCACTCCAATAGCTTATCAAACTGCAATAGGAAAATATTCTATGAACAGGTTAGATGATGCATTAAAGGATTTTGAAATAGCATATAAACATCATCCATATCATTTAACTTTATTAGGTAATTATGCAACATGCTATGCAAGATTAGGAAATAGAGATAAAGCTATTCAACTTTATAAAGAAGCCCTTGATATTTCACCTTATTTTCCGGATGTTCTTGTTAATCTTGCTATTGTATATTATAACCAAAGAAAAATTGAAGAAGCATACGATATAATCAGAAAATGTGGGTACGATAAAAAAAATAAAAAATATTTACAAGCATTAGAAGAAATCCTTGTTAAAAAAATAGCATTAATTTATTATAAAAACCCCAATAATAAAGAATTACAAAAAAGAATTATTGAATTATTGAAAAATAAACCCAAATTAATTTCTATTTATAAAAAATCATTAGATAAAAATATTCCATTTGAAAATTTAATAATATCAAATACTAATAAATAA
- a CDS encoding ABC-F family ATP-binding cassette domain-containing protein: MISINQLTVHFGGFELFNNVSFLINQRDRIGLAGRNGAGKTTLLKIIAGEQKTEKGQVSIPNDITIGYLPQQMIIEDKRTVYEETISSFSEILQIEKDIKDINNEISNRIDYESESYIKLFNKLNEKNERFQIIGGANIHASVEKILAGLGFLKSDFSRQTSEFSGGWRMRIELAKILLKKPNILLLDEPTNHLDIESIQWLEELLKDYKGAVMLVAHDRKFLDTVTARTIEISLGKTFDYKVPYSKFVELRKERRQQQLSAYRNQQKMIDETEKFIKRFRYKATKAVQVQSKIKQLAKLERIEIEEEDTLTMHFKFPPAPHSGTIVVETMDLSKSYDELLVLKNVNLIIEKGEKVCFVGKNGEGKTTLSKVIIGELQHEGVLKIGHNVKIGYYAQNQAELLDDNKTVLQTIDDEAVGEIRTKVRDILGSFLFSGDDVDKKVSVLSGGERSRLSLALMLLKPVNLLVLDEPTNHLDIRSKDILKQALLKFNGTLIIVSHDRDFLNGLTDKVYEFTNKNVKENICSIYDFIKKKKISSLIELERKGKTNKLLKSKQSTENKLSYLEKKEFDKVLRKISNKISKSEKEITRLEKEISEIDELLSNPEKLNKLQADNVFYSKYENLKKELNEEMKNWEKLNLEYENLQ, encoded by the coding sequence ATGATTTCAATTAACCAATTAACTGTGCATTTTGGAGGATTTGAACTTTTTAATAATGTTTCATTTCTTATAAATCAACGCGATCGTATTGGTTTGGCGGGAAGAAATGGTGCAGGAAAAACCACTCTTTTAAAAATTATTGCAGGAGAACAAAAAACTGAAAAAGGGCAGGTTTCAATTCCTAATGATATTACAATAGGTTATCTTCCACAACAAATGATAATAGAAGATAAAAGAACTGTTTATGAAGAAACAATCTCTTCTTTTTCCGAAATATTACAAATTGAAAAAGATATAAAAGACATAAATAATGAAATATCCAACAGAATAGATTATGAATCGGAAAGCTATATAAAACTATTTAATAAACTTAATGAAAAAAATGAAAGATTTCAGATTATTGGAGGAGCTAATATACATGCAAGTGTTGAAAAAATTTTAGCAGGACTTGGATTTTTGAAAAGTGATTTTAGCAGACAAACATCTGAATTTAGTGGTGGATGGCGTATGAGGATTGAGCTTGCAAAAATATTACTAAAAAAACCTAATATTCTGTTACTTGATGAACCCACTAACCATCTTGATATTGAATCAATACAATGGTTAGAAGAATTATTAAAAGATTATAAAGGAGCAGTAATGCTTGTTGCTCATGATAGAAAATTCCTTGATACCGTAACTGCCAGAACAATTGAAATATCACTTGGAAAAACATTTGATTACAAAGTACCATATTCTAAATTTGTTGAATTACGTAAGGAAAGACGACAACAACAATTATCTGCCTATCGCAATCAGCAAAAAATGATTGATGAAACTGAAAAATTTATTAAACGTTTCAGGTATAAGGCTACAAAAGCAGTACAGGTGCAATCGAAAATTAAACAATTAGCAAAATTAGAACGTATTGAGATTGAGGAAGAAGATACATTAACAATGCATTTTAAATTTCCTCCTGCTCCGCATTCCGGTACAATCGTTGTTGAAACAATGGACCTTTCAAAAAGTTATGATGAACTTTTAGTTCTTAAAAACGTTAATTTAATTATTGAAAAAGGCGAAAAGGTTTGTTTTGTCGGGAAAAATGGGGAGGGAAAAACTACTTTATCAAAAGTAATAATAGGTGAATTACAACATGAAGGAGTATTAAAAATTGGTCATAATGTTAAAATTGGATATTATGCTCAAAACCAGGCAGAACTTCTTGATGACAACAAAACAGTTTTACAAACAATAGACGATGAGGCAGTTGGCGAAATAAGAACTAAGGTAAGGGATATTTTAGGTTCTTTTCTTTTTAGTGGTGATGATGTTGATAAAAAAGTTTCTGTTCTTTCAGGCGGAGAAAGGTCTCGTTTGTCGCTTGCTTTAATGCTCCTTAAACCTGTTAATTTACTTGTTCTTGATGAACCAACAAACCATCTTGATATACGTTCAAAAGATATTTTAAAACAGGCATTGTTAAAATTTAATGGAACTTTAATTATTGTTTCACACGACAGGGATTTTCTTAATGGACTTACAGATAAAGTTTATGAATTTACTAATAAAAATGTAAAGGAAAATATTTGTAGCATATATGATTTTATTAAAAAGAAAAAAATATCTTCATTAATTGAACTTGAAAGAAAGGGAAAAACAAATAAATTATTAAAATCAAAACAATCTACCGAAAATAAATTATCATATCTTGAAAAAAAGGAATTTGATAAAGTATTAAGAAAAATAAGCAATAAAATTTCAAAATCCGAAAAAGAAATTACAAGACTTGAAAAAGAAATTTCTGAAATTGATGAATTATTGTCAAATCCTGAAAAACTTAACAAGTTACAGGCAGATAATGTTTTTTATTCTAAGTATGAAAATCTGAAAAAAGAATTAAACGAAGAAATGAAAAACTGGGAAAAGTTAAATTTAGAATATGAAAATCTACAATAA
- a CDS encoding BamA/TamA family outer membrane protein, translating into MLQYILLKYKLLIIVFFIINYVFAQNNSYQLNIINCSEQYKHDKIISYQKNHSDSLSLVSYLDNYLQLYFKKGFLSASFDSIIYNNTNINAYLYFGQKYSWVNVSFDSIDDIIVRKTRIEKRKYSYQSINFSDIKKTNSRILEYCENNGYPFATITLEPLSFHNNKIEANLQLNKNEYYVFDSIHIIGNTKTSVTYIKKYLGIEKDKEYNEEKIKNISTRINELPFIRETKPYEIEFKKGKTDIKLYLENKKANRFNGIIGFLPDNETQNKILLTGELSLYLLNSFKKGELVSFTWKRTKVLSQDLTLNINYPYLFSTQFGVDFQLNIDKVDTLFLSVNSTIGLQYLINSRNYIAGYSDFYNSTLLSNEMSQNGNELYNADIKSQLLGLGFRFEKLDYKINPRNGYFLEFKISNGIKRIIKNPDIDEDIYNDFDTKTNQSKGTLIFFLYKTIFKNTVIKYQNNSGFINNSNLFENELFKLGGLKTIRGFDEKSILASLFYINTLELRYIYEKNSNVYLFFDQCFYKKNIHAEKKSDEPLSFGIGINLETKAGIFTINYAVGKQMNNPFLLKSAKIHFGYLNYF; encoded by the coding sequence ATGTTACAGTACATACTTTTAAAATATAAATTATTAATAATAGTATTTTTTATCATTAATTATGTATTTGCACAAAATAATTCTTATCAATTAAACATAATAAACTGCTCAGAACAATATAAGCATGATAAAATAATATCTTATCAAAAAAATCATAGTGATTCATTATCATTAGTTAGTTATTTAGATAATTATTTACAATTATATTTTAAAAAAGGTTTTCTTTCTGCTTCATTTGATTCCATTATTTATAATAATACCAATATAAATGCATATTTATATTTTGGGCAAAAATATTCATGGGTAAATGTTTCATTTGATAGTATAGATGATATTATTGTTAGAAAAACAAGAATTGAAAAAAGGAAATATTCGTATCAATCAATTAATTTCTCGGACATAAAAAAAACAAATTCAAGAATATTAGAATATTGTGAAAATAATGGCTATCCTTTTGCTACAATTACTTTAGAGCCTTTGAGTTTTCATAATAATAAAATAGAAGCAAATCTGCAATTAAATAAAAATGAATATTATGTATTCGATAGCATACACATTATTGGAAATACAAAAACATCTGTAACATATATAAAAAAGTATCTCGGAATAGAAAAAGATAAGGAATATAACGAAGAAAAAATAAAAAATATCAGTACACGTATAAATGAGCTACCTTTTATAAGAGAAACAAAACCTTATGAAATAGAATTTAAAAAAGGTAAAACTGATATTAAATTATACCTTGAAAATAAAAAGGCAAACCGTTTTAATGGAATAATAGGTTTTTTGCCGGATAATGAAACTCAGAATAAAATACTACTTACCGGTGAACTTTCTCTTTATTTATTAAATTCATTTAAAAAGGGTGAATTGGTATCTTTTACATGGAAACGAACAAAAGTTTTGTCACAGGATTTAACATTGAATATAAATTATCCTTATCTTTTTTCAACACAATTTGGAGTTGATTTTCAATTAAATATTGATAAAGTAGATACTTTATTTTTATCTGTAAATTCAACCATTGGTTTACAATATTTAATAAATAGCAGAAATTATATTGCCGGATATAGCGATTTTTATAATTCAACATTGTTATCGAATGAAATGTCTCAAAATGGAAACGAATTATATAATGCTGATATTAAATCTCAATTATTAGGATTAGGGTTTCGGTTCGAAAAACTTGATTATAAAATAAATCCCCGAAATGGTTATTTTTTAGAGTTTAAAATTAGTAATGGAATAAAACGAATAATAAAAAACCCGGATATTGATGAGGATATATATAATGATTTTGATACAAAAACAAATCAAAGTAAGGGTACGTTAATATTTTTTTTGTACAAAACGATTTTTAAAAATACAGTAATAAAATATCAAAATAATTCAGGTTTTATAAATAATTCAAATTTGTTCGAAAATGAACTTTTTAAATTAGGAGGATTAAAAACCATCAGGGGTTTTGATGAAAAATCGATATTGGCATCTCTGTTTTATATTAACACGCTGGAACTTAGATATATATATGAAAAAAATTCAAATGTTTATTTGTTTTTTGACCAATGCTTTTATAAAAAAAACATTCATGCTGAAAAAAAATCTGATGAACCTTTATCTTTTGGGATAGGAATTAATCTTGAAACAAAAGCCGGAATATTTACAATAAATTATGCTGTTGGAAAACAAATGAATAATCCATTTCTTTTAAAATCAGCCAAAATCCATTTTGGATATTTGAATTATTTTTGA